A single region of the Solwaraspora sp. WMMD791 genome encodes:
- a CDS encoding glycoside hydrolase family 15 protein, which yields MTDQLAETAARPVPPFADGYPQIADHGLIGDGQTAALVGVDGTVRWLCLPRFDGPALFAGLLDTDRGGAWTLRPAGLRSVRQEYLPDTAVLRTELHTATGSCEVRDALLVTGASAPTGPAGFGTACGELARLVTVTHGEVDLEIGLTGRGGLRSRADTDQIHLDFPAGDGTPLRLTASRPVPGLDRLAGRVRLTAGERLGLVLRWVDGPTRHTDAEQVAAALDRTAAAWRTWAREITYRGPYTDLVRRSAITLKLCDDHDGGAVVAAPTSSLPEAIGGERNWDYRFTWVRDAAYTVYALRRVGMASEADAFLSWVLRACTQDGRPRVLYTLDGTAPPTEHIDPQLAGYRGSRPVRWGNAAADQIQHDVYGEILDCAWQWARAGGELSDQRWARLTRLGRSALEHWRTPDHGIWEIRQEGRPFTYSVAMCQVAADRMARLATATGRRDEVEPWRRAAAEIRDTLLAEAWDPVAGHFTEHLGQPGTVDASLLALPLRRVVDPADPRMVATVDAVVRRLGAGGDLLYRYLPDESPDGLTGHEGAFLLCSFWWVDNLAGSGRLDRATELFERLCARVNHVGLLPEQIDPATGAFLGNFPQAFSHIGLISSAVNLARYGGRRP from the coding sequence GTGACGGACCAGTTGGCGGAGACCGCCGCCCGGCCGGTACCCCCGTTCGCCGACGGATACCCGCAGATCGCCGACCACGGACTGATCGGCGACGGACAGACCGCCGCCCTGGTCGGCGTGGACGGCACCGTACGGTGGCTCTGCCTGCCCCGGTTCGACGGCCCGGCGCTCTTCGCCGGCCTGCTCGACACCGACCGGGGTGGCGCCTGGACGCTGCGTCCCGCCGGGCTGCGGTCGGTACGCCAGGAGTACCTGCCGGACACGGCGGTACTGCGTACCGAGTTGCACACCGCCACCGGCAGCTGCGAGGTCCGCGACGCGCTGCTGGTCACCGGCGCCAGCGCACCGACCGGCCCGGCCGGGTTCGGCACCGCCTGCGGAGAGCTGGCCCGGCTGGTCACCGTCACCCACGGCGAGGTGGACCTGGAGATCGGGCTGACCGGCCGGGGCGGACTGCGCTCGCGCGCGGACACCGACCAGATCCACCTCGACTTCCCGGCCGGCGACGGTACGCCGCTGCGGCTGACCGCCAGCCGGCCGGTACCCGGACTGGACCGGCTGGCCGGACGGGTGCGGCTGACCGCCGGCGAACGGCTCGGCCTGGTGCTGCGCTGGGTCGACGGGCCGACCCGCCACACCGACGCCGAGCAGGTGGCGGCCGCGCTGGACCGTACCGCCGCCGCCTGGCGGACCTGGGCCAGGGAGATCACCTACCGTGGCCCGTACACCGACCTGGTCCGCCGCAGCGCCATCACGCTCAAACTCTGCGACGACCACGACGGCGGCGCGGTCGTCGCCGCGCCCACCTCGTCGCTGCCCGAGGCGATCGGCGGCGAACGCAACTGGGACTACCGTTTCACCTGGGTCCGCGATGCCGCCTACACCGTGTACGCGCTACGCCGGGTGGGGATGGCCAGCGAGGCCGACGCCTTCCTGTCCTGGGTGCTGCGCGCCTGTACCCAGGACGGACGCCCCCGGGTGCTCTACACCCTCGACGGCACCGCGCCGCCGACCGAACACATCGACCCGCAGCTCGCCGGCTACCGGGGTTCGCGGCCGGTGCGCTGGGGCAACGCGGCCGCCGACCAGATCCAGCACGACGTGTACGGCGAGATCCTCGACTGTGCCTGGCAGTGGGCCCGCGCCGGCGGTGAGCTCAGCGACCAGCGGTGGGCCAGGCTGACCCGGTTGGGCCGCTCGGCGCTGGAGCACTGGCGTACCCCGGACCACGGCATCTGGGAGATCCGTCAGGAGGGCCGACCGTTCACCTACTCGGTGGCGATGTGCCAGGTCGCGGCCGACCGGATGGCCCGGCTCGCCACCGCCACCGGCCGCCGCGACGAGGTGGAACCGTGGCGGCGGGCCGCCGCCGAGATCCGCGACACGCTGCTCGCCGAGGCCTGGGATCCGGTCGCCGGGCACTTCACCGAACACCTCGGTCAGCCGGGCACCGTCGACGCCAGTCTGCTGGCGCTGCCGCTGCGCCGGGTCGTGGACCCGGCCGACCCCCGGATGGTCGCCACCGTCGACGCCGTCGTGCGCCGCCTCGGTGCCGGCGGTGACCTGCTCTACCGGTACCTGCCGGACGAGTCGCCCGACGGGCTGACCGGCCACGAGGGGGCGTTCCTGCTCTGTTCGTTCTGGTGGGTCGACAACCTGGCCGGCAGCGGCCGGTTGGACCGGGCGACCGAACTGTTCGAGCGGCTCTGCGCCCGGGTCAACCACGTCGGGCTGCTACCCGAGCAGATCGACCCCGCCACCGGCGCGTTCCTGGGAAACTTCCCGCAGGCGTTCAGCCACATCGGGCTGATCAGCAGCGCGGTCAATCTGGCCCGGTACGGAGGGAGGCGCCCGTGA
- a CDS encoding pitrilysin family protein has product MAPRAVRIPATAYPVERFTLANGLRVVVAPDRSAPVVGVAVVYDVGIRSEPPGRTGFAHLFEHLMFQGSANLEKLAHFRHVQGSGGTFNGSTHLDYTDYYEVLPSNALERALFLEADRMRGPQLTEENLRNQVDVVKEEIRVNVLNRPYGGFPWLLLPPVMFDSFPNAHDGYGSFVDLESATVGEAADFFTRYYASGNAVLAVAGDVSVAEATALIERHFGDVPARPAPPRPSFAEPDLTGERRTTYTDALAPLPAVAVAWRVPDPIDDLTSYLPYVVLAEVLTDGDAARLVDRLVRGDRSVTSIGGYLSFEGEPFDVRDPTVLVLQAHLPPGGDVGRVLAAIDEELDRLTTDGFDRGELARVKARMATHLLRDTDAVLGRTLRIAVLEQQRGAPELINELPRLIGAVTEEQIRQAAATLRPHRRAVIEVAAGGAQ; this is encoded by the coding sequence GTGGCACCACGTGCAGTGCGGATCCCGGCGACCGCGTACCCGGTGGAACGGTTCACCCTCGCCAACGGTCTGCGGGTGGTCGTCGCGCCGGACCGCAGCGCCCCGGTGGTCGGCGTCGCGGTCGTCTACGACGTCGGGATCCGCTCCGAGCCGCCAGGCCGGACCGGATTCGCGCACCTGTTCGAGCACCTGATGTTCCAGGGGTCGGCGAACCTGGAGAAGCTGGCGCACTTCCGCCACGTACAGGGCTCCGGCGGCACCTTCAACGGCAGCACCCACCTGGACTACACCGACTACTACGAGGTCCTGCCGAGCAACGCGCTGGAACGGGCGCTGTTCCTGGAGGCCGACCGGATGCGCGGCCCCCAGCTGACCGAGGAGAACCTGCGCAACCAGGTCGACGTGGTCAAGGAGGAGATCCGGGTCAACGTCCTCAACCGACCGTACGGCGGGTTCCCGTGGCTGCTGCTGCCGCCGGTGATGTTCGACAGTTTCCCGAACGCGCACGACGGTTACGGATCCTTCGTCGACCTGGAGAGCGCCACCGTCGGGGAGGCCGCCGACTTCTTCACCCGCTACTACGCCAGCGGCAACGCGGTGCTCGCGGTCGCCGGGGACGTCTCCGTGGCCGAGGCGACCGCGCTGATCGAACGGCACTTCGGGGACGTGCCGGCCCGGCCCGCGCCGCCCCGGCCCAGCTTCGCCGAGCCCGACCTGACCGGCGAACGCCGGACGACGTACACCGACGCGTTGGCGCCGCTGCCGGCGGTCGCCGTCGCCTGGCGGGTGCCGGACCCGATCGACGACCTGACCAGCTACCTGCCGTACGTGGTGCTCGCCGAGGTGCTCACCGACGGTGACGCCGCGCGGCTGGTGGACCGGCTGGTCCGCGGCGACCGGTCGGTGACCAGCATCGGCGGCTACCTGTCCTTCGAGGGGGAGCCGTTCGACGTACGGGACCCGACGGTGCTGGTGCTCCAGGCGCACCTGCCGCCCGGCGGCGACGTCGGCCGGGTGCTCGCCGCGATCGACGAGGAGCTGGACCGGCTGACCACGGACGGCTTCGACCGGGGCGAGCTGGCCCGGGTCAAGGCCCGGATGGCGACCCATCTGCTGCGGGACACCGACGCGGTGCTCGGCCGCACGTTGCGGATCGCGGTGCTGGAACAGCAGCGCGGCGCCCCGGAGCTGATCAACGAGCTGCCCCGGTTGATCGGGGCGGTCACCGAGGAGCAGATCAGACAGGCTGCCGCCACGTTGCGCCCGCATCGGCGGGCCGTGATCGAGGTCGCCGCAGGAGGTGCCCAGTGA